A window from Toxoplasma gondii ME49 chromosome IX, whole genome shotgun sequence encodes these proteins:
- a CDS encoding carbonyl reductase 1, putative (encoded by transcript TGME49_290890), translated as MEQVAGTFAFSPRHTQRECARVFLRPVAHAAKLFAPPKIPFASKNSSACVATLQFLVFFASPTSFSAIQTCFSPESTLLIELAKYWCSIFCRVLATMAKKVALVTGGNKGIGFGVTRKLCERLPKDSWVVLLGTRDVSNGERALTNLKECGLPMLPVVHQLDITDSTSCKQMKDFIHQKYGGLDLLVNNSGFAFKRNATESKYEQAKHTIGVNYFGTKQITETVLPIMRDGARIISVASMCGKMGLEHMSEEHRRAILSPDLSFEKLDDMMKQYIEAAKTDELTKLGWPESTYEMSKAGVIAATELWAQAADKNALTPQGTKGMFVACCCPGWCRTDMAGYEHPPLSADEGAERVVDLCLAGGDEEQGQFLMEKKVVPLSFPQKFSGKTVPCQQWLSTPVA; from the exons ATGGAGCAAGTCGCAGGCacgtttgctttttctccgcgtcACACACAGCGCGAATGCGCGCGTGTGTTCTTGAGGCCAGTCGCACACGCAGCGAAACTTTTCGCGCCTCCCAAGATTCCGTTCGCGTCAAAAAACTCCTCAGCCTGCGTCGCGACTCTTcagtttctcgtcttttttgcCTCGCCCACATCTTTTTCCGCGATACAgacctgcttctctccagagtctACCCTGCTAATTGAACTCGCCAAATACTGGTGCTCCAttttctgtcgcgttctcGCCACGATGGCCAAGAAGGTAGCGCTCGTCACCGGAGGAAACAAAGGCATTGGCTTCGGTGTGACAAGGAAACTGTGCGAAAGGCTTCCGAAGGACAGCTGGGTAGTCCTCCTTGGCACCCGCGACGTCTCCAATGGAGAG CGAGCTCTGACGAACCTGAAGGAGTGTGGACTCCCCATGCTGCCTGTCGTACACCAGCTCGACATCACAGATTCCACAAGCTGCAAACAGATGAAGGATTTCATTCATCAGAAATATGGAGGCCTCGACCTCCTCGTTAACAACTCAG GCTTTGCGTTCAAAAGGAACGCGACAGAGTCCAAGTACGAACAGGCGAAACACACGATTGGCGTCAACTACTTCGGGACGAAACAG ATCACCGAAACTGTTCTCCCCATCATGCGGGACGGCGCGCGTATCatctccgtcgcctccatGTGCGGCAAAATGGGCTTGGAGCACATGAGTGAGGAACATCGTCGAGCAATTCTCTCTCCAGATCTCTCTTTCGAG AAACTGGACGACATGATGAAGCAGTACATCGAGGCTGCGAAGACTGATGAGCTCACGAAGCTCGGCTGGCCGGAAAGCACCTACGAAATGTCCAAG GCTGGAGTCATCGCAGCCACCGAACTGTGGGCGCAAGCTGCCGACAAGAACGCCCTCACGCCGCAGGGAACGAAGGGAATGTTCGTTGCATGCTGCTGTCCAG GGTGGTGCAGAACCGACATGGCGGGATACGAGCACCCGCCGCTGAgcgcagacgaaggcgcTGAGAGAGTCGTGGACTTGTGTCTGGCGggcggcgacgaggagcAGGGACAGTTCTtgatggagaagaaagtggtGCCTCTGTCCTTTCCGCAGAAGTTCTCCGGCAAGACGGTCCCCTGCCAGCAGTGGCTGTCGACGCCGGTGGCCTGA
- a CDS encoding hydrolase, NUDIX family protein (encoded by transcript TGME49_290900~Signal peptide predicted by SignalP 2.0 HMM (probability 0.929) with cleavage site probability 0.175 at residue 49) — protein sequence MPFLVFEAASLLPATLHLPLSLSSLPSVLHPLFFVTAFSVCSLFPSSSSSRLSVSFRRFSLCPSVAAFDLFFSLPRFVEVAFSLGLDVVHPHPMPLPKIPSAARLAELLSGGGGLPILSERVVYRGWRNVIKRQVQFPNGQPVTFDVTDAPPAVLVLPWCSKTKTMTLLKEYCPGVNERGMYTLVAGLYEEKHASVEDCVRCETEEEAHLRGGTLIPVMDSPDRSLPGAKYTGQKFLPYIVKDAQKVSDPRPLDEDEIILPVHEITPDEAVWLALHGRITSTGCMMLFMALHKLKELREL from the exons ATgccctttctcgtcttcgagGCTGCTTCGTTGTTGCCCGCTactcttcatctccctctttctctttcctctcttccctctgttcttcaccctctgttcttcgtcaCTGCGTTTTccgtctgttctctcttcccttcctcgtcgtcctcgcgtctttctgtctctttccgtcgcttctctttgtgTCCGTCTGTCGCCGCGTTCgatcttttcttctccctccctcgcttcgtggaagtcgcgttttctctcggtctGGACGTCGTTCACCCACACCCCATGCCGCTGCCGAAGATCCCCTCCGCCGCCCGCCTCGCAGAGCTTCTTTCAGGCGGGGGTGGCTTGCCCATTTTATCTGAAAGAGTTGTCTATCGAGGCTGGAGAAATG TGATCAAGCGGCAGGTGCAGTTCCCGAACGGCCAACCAGTGACCTTTGACGTCACAGATGCGCCGCCCGCCGTCCTCGTCCTTCCTTGGTGTTCCAAAACAAAAACTATGACGCTCCTCAAG GAGTATTGTCCAGGTGTAAACGAGAGAGGCATGTACACTCTCGTGGCTGGGCTGTACGAGGAGAAGCATGCGAGCGTTGAGGACTGCGTGCGATGTgagactgaagaagaagcgcacCTG CGCGGCGGGACGCTGATCCCCGTAATGGATTCGCCAGATCGGTCGCTCCCGGGAGCAAAGTACACAGGCCAGAAGTTCTTGCCTTACATCGTGAAAGATGCGCAGAAAGTTTCGGATCCTCGCCCtctcgacgaagacgaaatCATTCTCCCCGTCCACGAAATCACTCCTGACGAAGCGGTCTGGCTCGCCTTGCACGGACGGATTACCAGCACAGGGTGCATGATGCTCTTCATGGCGCTGCACAAGCTGAAGGAACTGAGGGAGCTGTGA